In one window of Tumebacillus amylolyticus DNA:
- a CDS encoding S1 domain-containing RNA-binding protein, protein MAIELGSKLQGKVTGITHFGAFVLLPGNVTGLVHISEIADTYVKDINEHLKVNDEVTVKVINVDKDGKIGLSIRQAKEPVPGQEAPPKREFRPREDRPPGAGGGGGPRGGGRPMGGGNRGGRGGGNRPERPLQFEDKLTRFLKESEDRLSALKRNESKRGGRGGRRS, encoded by the coding sequence ATGGCCATTGAATTGGGCAGCAAACTGCAAGGGAAAGTAACCGGTATCACGCACTTTGGTGCGTTCGTGTTGCTTCCAGGTAACGTGACGGGTCTGGTTCACATCTCCGAGATCGCGGACACTTACGTCAAGGACATCAATGAACACCTGAAAGTCAATGACGAAGTGACCGTCAAAGTAATCAATGTCGACAAGGATGGCAAGATCGGTCTCTCGATCCGCCAAGCCAAAGAACCGGTTCCGGGCCAAGAAGCTCCGCCGAAGCGTGAGTTCCGTCCGCGCGAAGATCGTCCGCCTGGTGCTGGCGGCGGTGGTGGTCCGCGTGGTGGAGGTCGTCCGATGGGCGGCGGCAACCGTGGTGGTCGTGGTGGCGGCAATCGCCCCGAGCGCCCGTTGCAATTCGAAGACAAGTTGACCCGTTTCCTCAAGGAAAGCGAAGATCGTCTGTCTGCCCTTAAACGCAACGAGTCGAAGCGCGGTGGCCGTGGCGGTCGTCGCAGCTAG
- a CDS encoding alpha/beta hydrolase-fold protein, whose product MVETMRSPRMARLTEDLASGQPGVVEAFWEEMKERGTPLLEDVTEDVALVTFVVRRAAEEEGVVFVAGGPAGVHPETCKLTLVPGTDIWYRTVESEPCLPTTYLVSLNDTFGGDWAARNEVFVTDPLNPHTSRLNPYRDYEGFKGKTYSLVVFPSKPISPCYGEREQVAKGRVVEHRFKSEIHGSERSVYVYTPAGYDVDGEKYPLVILHDGIAYIDTVQTPLAFDNLIADGELPPMVVAYVNTTHKRMAELTCSETYAGAFAEELVPWLREQFHVTSDPKRVVIAGSSLGGLMSLYMAHRNPELYGNVIALSGSYWWGPDEEHPEWLTAQFAASEKAPLSIYANMGAFEAAKMHDGFDRFTSVLEQKGYDFTRTIFKGGHDYPCWGETILDGLKKLLG is encoded by the coding sequence ATGGTGGAGACGATGCGCAGCCCGCGCATGGCGCGTTTGACGGAGGACTTGGCATCCGGTCAGCCCGGCGTGGTGGAAGCGTTCTGGGAGGAGATGAAGGAACGAGGTACGCCGTTGCTGGAGGATGTCACGGAGGACGTTGCGCTGGTGACGTTTGTGGTGCGACGAGCGGCCGAGGAAGAGGGCGTCGTGTTCGTGGCGGGGGGTCCTGCTGGCGTACATCCGGAAACTTGCAAGCTGACTCTCGTGCCGGGGACCGATATTTGGTACCGGACGGTGGAGTCGGAGCCGTGTTTGCCGACGACGTATCTGGTTTCGTTGAACGATACGTTCGGGGGCGATTGGGCGGCGCGCAACGAGGTGTTCGTGACCGACCCGTTGAATCCGCACACGTCTCGTCTGAACCCGTATCGAGATTATGAGGGTTTCAAAGGGAAAACGTACTCGCTCGTCGTGTTTCCGTCGAAGCCGATCTCACCCTGTTATGGGGAGCGGGAGCAGGTGGCGAAGGGTAGAGTGGTGGAGCACCGCTTCAAGAGCGAGATTCACGGAAGCGAGCGCAGTGTGTATGTGTACACGCCGGCGGGGTATGACGTGGACGGAGAGAAGTACCCGTTGGTGATCTTGCACGATGGAATTGCGTACATCGACACGGTGCAGACGCCGCTGGCGTTCGACAACTTGATTGCAGACGGGGAACTGCCGCCGATGGTGGTCGCGTATGTGAACACGACGCACAAGCGCATGGCGGAGTTGACGTGTTCGGAGACGTATGCCGGTGCGTTCGCGGAGGAATTGGTGCCGTGGCTTCGGGAGCAGTTTCATGTGACGTCCGATCCGAAGCGTGTGGTCATCGCAGGGTCGAGCCTCGGCGGGTTGATGTCGCTCTATATGGCGCATCGCAATCCGGAGTTGTATGGGAACGTGATCGCGCTGTCCGGCTCGTACTGGTGGGGACCGGATGAGGAGCACCCGGAATGGTTGACGGCGCAGTTCGCCGCGTCTGAAAAAGCGCCGCTCTCCATCTACGCCAACATGGGTGCTTTTGAAGCGGCCAAGATGCACGACGGCTTCGACCGATTCACCTCTGTCCTCGAACAAAAAGGCTACGACTTCACCCGTACGATCTTCAAAGGAGGACACGACTACCCCTGCTGGGGCGAAACGATCCTCGACGGACTGAAAAAACTGCTGGGATAG
- the yabQ gene encoding spore cortex biosynthesis protein YabQ yields MSLWTQYLTVFAMSTSGAVLGAAYDVYRTVLKEWKYLRFLGPILDFAFWIFALLLVLWAIHWANDGDVRLYVFLVMLIGFGLYRLLLRKLVVGSTVGVIKTITYILQVIGRFLFLTVITPLLWLWSLVLAVVRGIDRLASMLEKVILWPFGPLLTLLEWSGRTLYKWTVQPLIEPVFKPIQKLIERGRRKWKGFLKAVANWLVDKEEDDDETKK; encoded by the coding sequence ATGAGCCTCTGGACGCAATACCTGACCGTCTTTGCGATGAGTACCAGCGGCGCCGTGCTCGGTGCCGCTTATGATGTGTACCGAACCGTGCTCAAAGAGTGGAAGTACCTGCGTTTCTTGGGTCCGATCCTCGACTTTGCGTTCTGGATCTTCGCCCTGCTGCTCGTGCTCTGGGCGATCCACTGGGCGAACGACGGCGATGTGCGTCTGTACGTGTTCTTGGTGATGTTGATCGGCTTCGGCCTCTACCGCCTGCTGCTGCGCAAACTCGTCGTCGGCTCGACGGTCGGCGTCATCAAGACGATTACGTACATCTTGCAAGTGATCGGACGATTCTTGTTCCTGACGGTCATCACGCCGCTGCTATGGCTGTGGTCGCTGGTTCTCGCCGTCGTTCGGGGCATCGACCGACTCGCCTCCATGCTGGAAAAAGTGATCCTCTGGCCGTTCGGCCCGTTGCTCACCCTGCTGGAGTGGAGCGGACGCACGCTGTACAAATGGACGGTCCAGCCGTTGATCGAGCCGGTATTCAAACCCATTCAAAAATTAATAGAGCGCGGAAGGCGAAAATGGAAAGGATTTCTGAAAGCCGTGGCGAATTGGTTAGTCGACAAAGAAGAGGATGACGACGAAACCAAGAAGTAG
- a CDS encoding metal-sensing transcriptional repressor translates to MEYNDSIKNRLRRIEGQVRGVLSMMEQEKDCRDVVTQLTAIRSAIDRAVGYVIGTNLEACIREEMEKGSPADKVIKEAVEMLVKSR, encoded by the coding sequence GTGGAATACAACGATTCCATCAAAAACCGCCTGCGCCGCATCGAAGGACAAGTCCGCGGGGTGCTGAGCATGATGGAACAGGAGAAAGACTGCCGCGACGTCGTCACCCAGCTCACCGCCATTCGTTCGGCGATTGACCGCGCGGTGGGGTATGTGATCGGCACCAACTTGGAAGCCTGCATTCGCGAAGAGATGGAGAAGGGCAGTCCGGCCGACAAAGTGATCAAAGAAGCGGTGGAAATGCTTGTCAAAAGCAGATAG
- the mazG gene encoding nucleoside triphosphate pyrophosphohydrolase codes for MAQITIVGLGPGSWTGLPLGSFQILETQQAANGAIFLRTERHPVVDDLREKGIVFVALDSFYEEAEEFAEVYQNIANHLFDHAQKNGHIVYAVPGHPGVAEITVQNLRRQAPQHGVEIVIGPGHSFLDDLLVNVGVDPTDGLLFLDGTALLPRQLNPSLHTVIAQVYSRDVASDVKLTLMTQYPDDYPVTVARAVGVEGLERVETMPLYEIDRLDWIDHMTTVYLSATLEENVINRQLWRYVDIIAALRHPETGCPWDLKQTHQTLRPYVLEEAYEVADAIDRDDPFDLADELGDILLQIVLHAQIGSEEGTFDIHEVIRLASEKMIRRHPHVFNAAEAETPEDVVANWAEIKAQEKADKGEVIEHLLDSIPSSLPAISMAYKIQKKAADVGFDWDNLSDVYQKVKEEITELQETTDDHAGELGDLLFALVNLARFLKVDPEEALSRTNRKFRERFAYIENALREKGKTPQESTLDEMDALWNEAKKHAK; via the coding sequence ATGGCACAGATCACCATCGTGGGCCTCGGGCCCGGTTCTTGGACCGGGCTTCCGCTTGGCTCCTTTCAAATTCTCGAAACGCAACAAGCGGCGAACGGCGCGATTTTTCTGCGCACGGAACGCCATCCGGTTGTAGACGATCTCCGTGAGAAGGGGATCGTCTTTGTTGCGCTTGATTCGTTTTACGAAGAGGCGGAGGAATTCGCCGAGGTCTACCAAAACATCGCGAACCATCTCTTCGACCACGCACAAAAAAACGGCCACATCGTCTACGCCGTGCCCGGTCATCCGGGCGTTGCCGAAATCACCGTGCAGAACTTGCGCCGACAAGCTCCGCAGCACGGCGTGGAGATCGTCATCGGGCCGGGACACTCGTTCCTTGACGACCTGCTCGTAAACGTCGGCGTCGACCCGACAGACGGGCTCTTGTTCCTCGACGGCACAGCTCTGCTCCCGCGCCAACTCAACCCGAGCCTGCACACCGTCATCGCGCAAGTCTACTCTCGCGATGTCGCTTCCGACGTCAAACTCACGCTCATGACCCAATATCCGGACGACTATCCGGTCACCGTCGCCCGCGCCGTCGGTGTCGAAGGCTTGGAACGCGTCGAAACGATGCCGCTCTACGAAATCGACCGTCTCGATTGGATCGACCACATGACGACGGTCTACCTGTCCGCCACGCTTGAAGAAAACGTGATCAACCGCCAACTCTGGCGGTACGTCGACATCATCGCCGCCCTGCGCCATCCGGAAACCGGCTGCCCGTGGGACCTCAAACAAACGCACCAAACGCTTCGACCCTACGTCCTCGAAGAAGCGTACGAAGTCGCCGATGCGATCGACCGCGACGACCCGTTCGACCTCGCCGACGAGTTGGGCGACATCCTGTTGCAAATCGTCCTGCACGCCCAAATCGGCAGCGAGGAAGGCACGTTCGACATCCACGAAGTCATCCGCCTCGCCAGCGAAAAAATGATCCGCCGACACCCGCACGTCTTCAACGCCGCCGAAGCGGAAACTCCCGAGGACGTCGTCGCGAACTGGGCGGAGATCAAAGCGCAAGAAAAAGCGGACAAGGGCGAAGTGATCGAGCATCTCCTCGACTCCATCCCTAGTTCTCTACCAGCGATCTCAATGGCGTACAAGATCCAAAAAAAGGCCGCCGATGTAGGTTTTGACTGGGATAATCTCTCGGACGTATACCAAAAGGTCAAAGAAGAAATAACTGAATTACAAGAGACGACGGACGACCACGCAGGCGAGCTCGGAGACCTCCTGTTCGCCCTCGTGAACCTCGCCCGTTTCTTGAAAGTCGACCCGGAAGAAGCCCTGTCGCGAACCAACCGCAAGTTCCGCGAACGATTCGCATACATCGAGAACGCCCTGCGAGAAAAAGGCAAAACCCCGCAAGAAAGCACCTTGGATGAGATGGATGCTCTCTGGAACGAGGCAAAAAAACACGCAAAATAA
- the yabP gene encoding sporulation protein YabP yields the protein MAEERNNPRNKLYQQHELVLRNRQSLEVNGVMNVESFDAHEFVLATQYGFVAVRGENLHIKTLNLENGFVAIEGLIYDIGYFDEGVTPAEKAKGFFSKLFR from the coding sequence ATGGCAGAAGAACGCAACAACCCTCGAAACAAACTCTATCAACAACACGAGCTGGTCCTTCGCAACCGGCAGAGCCTGGAGGTCAACGGGGTCATGAACGTCGAGAGTTTCGACGCGCACGAATTCGTGCTGGCGACCCAATACGGGTTCGTGGCGGTGCGCGGCGAGAACTTGCATATCAAAACGCTGAACTTGGAAAATGGCTTTGTCGCGATCGAGGGCTTGATCTACGACATCGGCTACTTCGACGAAGGCGTGACGCCGGCGGAGAAGGCCAAGGGGTTTTTCAGCAAACTGTTCCGGTAG
- a CDS encoding aldo/keto reductase, which yields MQLKQLGHTGLHVSRLCLGTMSFGRWIDEAASVALLDRALELGINFIDTANFYGKGQDEPVAYGTGASEEILGRALKKRRHDVVLATKVGLSMGHGPNSSGLSRVHILREVEQSLQRLQTDYIDLYQVHRFDPNTPLEETLRALDDLVRQGKVRYIGCSNYAAWQIAKSHGISERHNLAKFISVQPQYSLLARDVEREILPFAESEGVGVIVYSPMARGMLSGKYASATDVVPESRAAHGERMLQTLFSARNFTLVEKLKPLAEKTELPLAQFALAWVLNNRTVTSAIIGATKMHHIDDAVKAHDVKLPPEILEAIEQAINEINA from the coding sequence ATGCAACTCAAACAACTGGGCCACACAGGTCTGCACGTATCCCGTTTGTGCTTGGGCACGATGTCATTTGGCCGTTGGATTGACGAGGCGGCGTCTGTGGCGTTGTTGGATCGGGCCCTCGAACTCGGAATCAACTTCATCGACACGGCGAACTTCTACGGCAAAGGGCAAGACGAGCCCGTCGCATACGGCACCGGAGCTTCGGAGGAAATCCTTGGCCGCGCTCTGAAAAAACGCCGTCACGACGTCGTACTCGCCACCAAAGTCGGTCTGTCCATGGGCCACGGTCCGAACTCTTCGGGGCTTTCCCGCGTTCACATCCTGCGCGAAGTGGAGCAATCGCTGCAACGTCTGCAAACCGATTACATAGACCTCTACCAAGTCCACCGCTTTGACCCGAACACGCCGCTTGAGGAAACTCTGCGTGCTTTGGATGATCTGGTCCGCCAAGGAAAGGTCCGTTACATCGGTTGTTCCAACTACGCCGCGTGGCAGATCGCGAAGTCGCACGGGATCAGCGAACGGCACAACCTCGCGAAGTTCATCTCCGTGCAACCGCAGTACAGCTTGCTGGCACGAGATGTGGAACGTGAGATTCTGCCGTTTGCCGAGTCGGAGGGTGTCGGTGTGATCGTGTACAGCCCGATGGCGCGGGGGATGCTTTCGGGCAAGTATGCCTCTGCGACCGACGTCGTTCCGGAGAGCCGTGCCGCGCATGGAGAGCGCATGTTGCAAACTCTGTTCTCCGCACGCAACTTCACGCTCGTCGAAAAACTCAAACCCCTCGCGGAAAAAACCGAACTGCCTCTCGCGCAGTTCGCTCTCGCTTGGGTGCTCAACAACCGGACCGTCACCTCCGCGATCATCGGAGCCACCAAAATGCACCACATCGACGACGCCGTCAAAGCCCACGACGTGAAGCTCCCTCCCGAAATCCTCGAAGCCATCGAGCAAGCCATCAACGAAATCAACGCCTAA
- a CDS encoding putative polysaccharide biosynthesis protein, which produces MSERNLFLRGALILGIAGILSKLLGSVYTIFLQNIIGDRGIGLYQMAYPIYSTLLILSTAGFPVAVSKFVAEHIALGDYAGAKKVFRVSSVLLSITGVLFFLVLYFGAGQFADWFGDHEAVYAIKMIAPALLVVPLMSAVRGYFQGWQRMEPTATSQLVEQFVRVGTILALATLILQWGYGEAFAAAGAAFGAFTGGLAGFLTILVFMWTRRHYFRHDARFKNKVPAQPTWTVVKKLCWYALPVSLGALVVPLMNNVDVITVVNLLKKCGFSQAQATEMFGLLTGRAFKLMLLPTTFASAIGTALMPAISAAIALRDKRLVSYRMDMAMRLTMLVALPSSVGLALLAEPIDIMLFKNNEGTQAIIAIAAATLFSSIQLTSSAILQGVGKVYIPVRNLFIGALAKLGFNFLLVPILGINGAALATVISYLIATFLNMFALYKHTGVVFNLRTMLFRPLLATFFLAVAAYGVVEHLAPYFRQFTSDGRMIAALTAFTAMTTAGLVYVVALMVTGSVTRTDITAVPKFGPKLAGFFTRLGLLR; this is translated from the coding sequence ATGTCAGAGCGCAATTTGTTCTTACGCGGGGCCTTGATTCTGGGCATTGCGGGGATTCTATCCAAGCTGCTCGGGTCTGTCTATACGATTTTCTTGCAAAACATCATCGGCGACCGGGGGATCGGGCTGTATCAAATGGCTTATCCGATTTACTCGACCCTGCTCATCCTCTCGACGGCGGGCTTTCCGGTCGCGGTCTCGAAGTTCGTCGCCGAACACATCGCCCTCGGGGATTATGCTGGTGCAAAAAAAGTATTCCGCGTCTCAAGCGTGCTCCTCTCGATCACGGGGGTTCTGTTTTTCCTCGTGCTCTACTTCGGCGCAGGTCAATTTGCCGATTGGTTCGGCGATCACGAAGCGGTCTACGCCATCAAAATGATCGCCCCCGCCCTGCTCGTCGTCCCGCTGATGTCCGCCGTGCGCGGATACTTCCAAGGCTGGCAACGCATGGAGCCGACCGCCACTTCGCAGCTCGTCGAACAGTTCGTGCGCGTCGGCACGATTCTGGCACTCGCCACCTTGATCCTCCAATGGGGCTACGGAGAAGCGTTCGCCGCAGCCGGTGCGGCCTTCGGCGCTTTTACCGGAGGGTTGGCGGGGTTCCTGACGATTCTCGTCTTCATGTGGACACGCCGCCACTATTTCCGCCACGATGCCCGCTTCAAAAACAAAGTCCCTGCCCAACCCACGTGGACAGTTGTGAAAAAGCTCTGCTGGTACGCACTCCCCGTTTCGCTCGGCGCTCTCGTCGTGCCGCTGATGAACAACGTGGACGTCATCACCGTCGTCAACCTGCTCAAAAAATGCGGATTCTCCCAAGCGCAAGCCACCGAAATGTTCGGCTTGCTCACGGGCCGTGCGTTTAAATTGATGCTCTTGCCGACCACGTTCGCGTCTGCCATCGGAACCGCTCTGATGCCGGCGATCTCGGCGGCGATTGCTCTGCGCGACAAACGACTGGTCTCCTACCGCATGGACATGGCGATGCGTCTGACCATGCTCGTCGCTCTGCCGTCCTCGGTCGGACTTGCGTTGCTGGCCGAACCGATCGACATCATGCTGTTCAAAAACAACGAAGGCACCCAAGCGATCATCGCCATCGCCGCCGCCACGCTTTTTTCCAGCATTCAGCTCACGTCTTCCGCCATTCTGCAAGGCGTCGGCAAAGTCTACATACCCGTTCGCAACCTGTTCATCGGAGCGCTTGCGAAACTTGGATTCAACTTCTTGCTCGTACCCATACTAGGGATTAACGGCGCGGCTCTCGCGACGGTCATCTCCTACCTGATCGCGACGTTCCTCAACATGTTCGCGCTCTACAAGCACACCGGCGTCGTGTTCAACTTGCGGACGATGCTGTTCCGCCCGCTGCTTGCCACGTTTTTCCTCGCCGTCGCCGCGTATGGAGTGGTGGAACATCTGGCACCGTACTTCCGACAATTCACTTCAGACGGCCGAATGATCGCCGCTCTGACCGCTTTCACCGCCATGACAACGGCCGGCCTCGTCTACGTCGTCGCCCTCATGGTCACAGGCTCCGTCACCCGCACCGACATCACGGCGGTGCCAAAATTCGGGCCGAAACTCGCAGGATTCTTCACCAGGCTCGGCTTGCTTCGCTGA
- a CDS encoding GTP cyclohydrolase II, which yields MIDPHALELLRDKIQVLQGNEAVTYLVGPIRLPVNLFEETVVFQWYCWLNCTELTLDPTAMIEKLSDAKLAEHQQSSVLVYGDFEHAEDALIRFHSICHTGDIFGSKRCDCGYQLKQSMKEIVEHGCGALFYLANHEGRGIGLYAKAMAYILQEQGYDTVEANLALGFVDDARNYEDAISVLKALRQKPVTLMTNNPRKLEALLSAGLNVSERKPLWGDVSEFNEHYLKTKVEKSGHFEAVEEDLEQ from the coding sequence ATGATCGATCCTCATGCGTTAGAGCTGCTTCGCGACAAAATCCAAGTGCTCCAAGGAAATGAAGCCGTCACGTACTTGGTCGGGCCGATTCGGCTGCCTGTGAATTTGTTTGAAGAGACGGTGGTTTTCCAGTGGTATTGCTGGTTGAACTGCACGGAGTTGACGCTTGATCCAACGGCGATGATCGAGAAGTTGTCCGATGCGAAATTGGCGGAGCATCAGCAGTCGAGCGTGTTGGTGTATGGGGACTTTGAGCACGCGGAGGACGCGTTGATTCGCTTCCACAGCATCTGCCACACGGGGGATATCTTCGGGAGCAAGCGCTGTGATTGCGGGTATCAGCTCAAGCAGTCGATGAAGGAAATCGTCGAACATGGGTGCGGGGCGTTGTTCTACCTCGCGAACCATGAAGGGCGGGGGATCGGACTGTACGCCAAAGCGATGGCGTACATTCTGCAAGAGCAGGGGTATGACACGGTGGAGGCGAACCTCGCGCTGGGGTTTGTGGACGATGCTCGCAACTACGAAGACGCGATTTCGGTGTTGAAGGCGTTGCGGCAGAAACCGGTCACGCTGATGACGAACAACCCGCGCAAGTTGGAAGCGCTCCTGAGTGCCGGATTGAACGTCTCGGAACGCAAGCCGCTGTGGGGCGATGTCTCCGAATTCAACGAACACTATCTCAAAACCAAAGTCGAGAAATCCGGCCACTTCGAAGCCGTAGAAGAAGACCTCGAACAATAG
- a CDS encoding DedA family protein, translating to MEEMVLRTIEHYGYFALFGTLVMGLIGLPVPDEFLLTFSGFLVSMGRMNWIVAVLVASAGSAIGMTVSFWIGHRFGLPLLENYGRKIHMTPERVMRVELWFTRFGRFAVPIGYFIPGVRHLTAYFTGLSKWSYRTFLLYASLGALAWSTAFISIGVLVGHRWREVTLYLHKYMLAALVLLVLGAGVWWIVHRRSKIKAERE from the coding sequence ATGGAAGAGATGGTTCTGCGGACGATTGAACACTATGGGTATTTTGCGCTGTTCGGCACGTTGGTGATGGGGTTGATCGGGTTGCCGGTGCCGGATGAGTTTTTGTTGACGTTTTCGGGGTTTTTGGTTTCGATGGGTCGGATGAATTGGATCGTGGCGGTGCTTGTCGCGAGTGCAGGCAGTGCCATTGGGATGACGGTGAGTTTTTGGATCGGGCATCGCTTTGGGCTTCCGTTACTTGAAAACTATGGACGCAAAATTCACATGACCCCGGAGCGGGTGATGCGTGTGGAGCTGTGGTTCACCCGCTTTGGTAGATTCGCCGTGCCCATCGGCTATTTCATCCCGGGCGTTCGGCATCTGACCGCCTACTTCACCGGCCTCTCGAAGTGGAGCTATCGGACGTTCTTGCTCTACGCTTCCCTCGGAGCGCTGGCGTGGTCGACCGCTTTCATCTCCATCGGTGTCCTCGTCGGGCATCGTTGGCGGGAAGTCACCCTGTACCTTCATAAGTACATGCTCGCAGCCCTCGTCCTGCTGGTCCTCGGTGCCGGTGTGTGGTGGATCGTTCACCGCCGTAGTAAGATAAAAGCAGAAAGGGAGTGA
- a CDS encoding RNA-binding S4 domain-containing protein, producing the protein MRLDKYLKVSRLIKRRTLAKEVCDQGRITINGRPAKASTSVAAGDTLTIKFGQKIVEARVEMLQESAKKDLAAQMYTIVSETRREVVEPEFVDDED; encoded by the coding sequence ATGCGTCTCGATAAATACCTCAAGGTCTCGCGCCTCATCAAGCGCCGCACCTTGGCGAAGGAAGTGTGCGACCAAGGCCGCATCACCATCAACGGTCGTCCCGCCAAAGCGAGCACCTCGGTCGCAGCCGGTGACACCTTGACGATCAAGTTCGGGCAGAAGATCGTGGAAGCCCGAGTGGAGATGCTCCAAGAGTCCGCCAAGAAAGACCTCGCAGCTCAGATGTACACGATCGTTTCCGAAACCCGCCGCGAAGTCGTGGAACCGGAATTCGTTGACGATGAAGACTAG
- a CDS encoding FtsB family cell division protein: MSKGRTNVYSMTQDQETKLGAASPAAARNTAAKRRMKLKPRRILLLGMMAWAVYVFFFVQSPDLKRLDQQQTALNHDMSQAQQTNADLQKRVELLQDPDYIAQLARSKFMMVKDGETLFVEPKQEATKP; encoded by the coding sequence ATGAGCAAGGGACGGACCAACGTATACAGCATGACACAAGACCAGGAGACCAAGCTGGGAGCCGCCTCGCCTGCCGCTGCCCGCAACACCGCCGCGAAACGCCGGATGAAGTTGAAACCGCGCCGCATCTTGTTGCTTGGGATGATGGCCTGGGCGGTCTACGTGTTTTTCTTTGTCCAGTCGCCCGATTTGAAGCGTCTGGATCAGCAACAGACGGCGCTGAACCACGATATGTCTCAGGCACAGCAGACCAACGCCGATTTGCAGAAGCGTGTGGAGCTGTTGCAGGACCCCGACTATATCGCACAACTTGCGCGTTCGAAGTTTATGATGGTGAAGGACGGGGAAACTTTATTTGTAGAACCGAAGCAAGAAGCGACCAAACCCTGA
- a CDS encoding MBL fold metallo-hydrolase yields MTVQTIQAKDLHQKINAGVSMLLLDVRTSADYLNWKIEGQHLQSVNIPYADFLADHEKAAANLPRDTEIVIICNKGNSARLVAEQLDEAGFHVSYLVEGMLAWSQFYHQVTVHEDQDMKLIQLNRLGKGCLSYMVISGNEALVVDAGRHVHEYKQLAESQNVRIRHVLDTHLHADHISGGHELALATGAKYYISSSELQGSSSLQYEALEQHATLHIGTVEAKVLAIPTPGHTPGSTSVLVNDRFLLSGDTIFVGGLGRPDLGGKAREWAQSLYDTVFNQIANLSDEIVVLPTHFADLKEINEQGYVGATLGAIRASNEVMRTADRDAFTEKVAGASGATPPNYEQIVGINRGEIHVTTEVATDLEIGPNRCAVHHS; encoded by the coding sequence ATGACCGTACAAACCATCCAAGCGAAAGACCTGCACCAAAAAATCAACGCCGGAGTGTCGATGCTCCTCCTCGACGTGAGAACGTCAGCCGACTATCTCAACTGGAAGATCGAAGGGCAGCACCTCCAATCGGTGAACATCCCGTACGCCGACTTCCTCGCAGATCATGAAAAAGCGGCGGCAAACCTCCCGCGAGACACCGAAATCGTCATCATCTGCAACAAGGGCAACAGCGCCCGACTCGTCGCCGAGCAGCTCGACGAAGCAGGCTTCCATGTCAGCTATTTAGTAGAAGGAATGCTCGCATGGAGCCAGTTCTACCACCAAGTGACCGTCCACGAAGACCAAGACATGAAGCTCATCCAACTCAACCGTTTGGGAAAAGGGTGCCTGTCCTACATGGTCATCTCGGGCAATGAAGCCTTGGTGGTCGACGCCGGCCGTCACGTCCACGAATACAAGCAACTCGCCGAAAGTCAGAACGTCCGGATTCGCCACGTCCTCGACACGCACTTGCACGCCGACCACATCTCGGGCGGTCACGAACTCGCCCTCGCGACAGGTGCGAAGTATTACATCTCGTCGAGCGAACTGCAAGGCTCGTCGTCCTTGCAATACGAAGCTCTCGAACAACACGCGACTCTGCACATCGGCACCGTTGAAGCGAAAGTCCTCGCGATCCCGACACCGGGCCACACGCCGGGCTCTACATCGGTGCTGGTCAACGACCGATTCCTGCTCTCCGGCGACACGATCTTCGTCGGGGGTCTGGGCCGTCCCGACTTGGGAGGCAAAGCTCGCGAGTGGGCGCAATCGCTCTACGACACGGTGTTCAACCAGATTGCCAACCTGTCGGACGAGATCGTCGTGCTCCCGACACACTTTGCCGATCTCAAAGAAATCAACGAGCAAGGCTACGTCGGCGCGACTCTCGGTGCCATCCGTGCCAGCAATGAAGTCATGCGCACGGCGGACCGTGACGCGTTTACCGAAAAAGTGGCGGGTGCGTCCGGCGCAACGCCGCCGAACTATGAGCAAATCGTCGGCATCAACCGCGGCGAGATCCACGTCACGACGGAAGTTGCCACCGATTTGGAGATCGGCCCGAACCGTTGCGCGGTTCATCATTCGTAA
- a CDS encoding HU family DNA-binding protein: MNKVELISAVAEKSGLKKKDAELAVNSFLESIEEALAAGDKVQLIGFGTFETRKRAARTGRNPQTGQEITIPESVIPAFKPGNKLKEATK; the protein is encoded by the coding sequence ATGAACAAAGTGGAACTCATCTCGGCGGTTGCCGAGAAATCCGGCCTGAAGAAAAAAGACGCGGAACTCGCGGTTAACAGCTTTCTCGAATCCATCGAAGAGGCACTCGCTGCCGGCGACAAAGTCCAACTGATCGGCTTTGGCACCTTCGAAACCCGCAAGCGTGCAGCTCGCACCGGCCGCAACCCGCAAACGGGCCAAGAAATCACGATCCCGGAATCTGTGATCCCGGCATTCAAACCGGGCAACAAGCTCAAAGAAGCGACGAAGTAG